The Punica granatum isolate Tunisia-2019 chromosome 4, ASM765513v2, whole genome shotgun sequence genome has a window encoding:
- the LOC116202928 gene encoding uncharacterized protein LOC116202928: MEGEDERREAAIASAPALQPNSKPSGVTKGQLSKFQELHRRRLQIKAKSKKQKGLKGVTSKFQWKYDNDKDCLGDDSGPQGSSVPDSGSPTEQENVATDVGLKTRQKLHWGLDVKERWERKANM; this comes from the exons ATGGAGGGAGAAGACGAGAGAAGAGAAGCAGCGATAGCATCGGCTCCCGCTCTGCAGCCTAATTCCAAGCCCTCTGGCGTCACCAAGGGCCAGCTCTCCAAATTCCAG GAGCTGCACAGAAGGCGTCTGCAAATTAAAGCAAAGTCAAAGAAGCAGAAGGGACTGAAAG GTGTGACCAGCAAGTTCCAGTGGAAGTATGACAATGACAAAGATTGTCTGGGGGATGATTCTGGCCCTCAAGGTTCAAGCGTGCCCGACTCTGGAAGCCCTACCGAACAGGAGAATGTAGCAACGGATGTCGGATTGAAGACGCGCCAGAAGTTGCATTGGGG GCTTGATGTGAAGGAAAGATGGGAAAGGAAAGCGAACATGTAG
- the LOC116202926 gene encoding chloroplastic group IIB intron splicing facilitator CRS2-A, chloroplastic-like: MLCAVSAPNPSKLWLRGPHSHQALRKPTVPIRLRVSASSLDNSTSTEVKVEYTPWLIVGLGNPGNKYYGTRHNIGFEMIDHISRAEGISMNIIQSKALVGIGSMGEVPVLLVKPQTYMNFSGESVGPLAAYYQVPLRHILLVYDEMSLPNGVLRVQQKGGHGHHNGVKSVVAHLDGRREFPRLSIGIGNPPGAMDMKAFLLQKFSSVEREQIDKALTQGVEAARTLVLHGFDQNIDRFNLGQKYKYHKV; encoded by the exons ATGTTGTGTGCAGTATCTGCTCCGAACCCAAGCAAATTATGGCTAAGAGGCCCTCATTCCCATCAAGCTCTTCGAAAGCCAACAGTTCCGATAAGGCTTCGTGTATCAGCTTCTTCATTGGATAATAGCACCAGCACTGAAGTGAAAGTGGAGTACACTCCCTGGCTTATTGTTGGACTGGGGAACCCCGGAAACAAATACTATGGAACCAGGCATAAT ATTGGTTTTGAAATGATCGATCATATATCTCGAGCTGAGGGCATCTCAATGAACATAATCCAGTCGAAAGCCTTAGTTGGAATTG GTTCCATGGGGGAAGTGCCAGTGCTGTTGGTAAAGCCTCAGACTTACATGAACTTCAGTGGCGAATCG gtTGGGCCTCTCGCTGCATACTATCAAGTTCCGCTGCGTCACATTCTATTG GTTTATGACGAGATGAGTTTGCCCAATGGTGTATTGAGGGTTCAACAGAAAGGGGGGCATGGTCATCACAACGG AGTGAAGAGTGTTGTTGCCCACTTGGACGGTCGGCGCGAATTTCCTCGGTTGTCTATAG GGATTGGAAATCCTCCGGGAGCTATGGACATGAAAGCTTTTCTTTTGCAGAAGTTCAGTTCAGTGGAGCGCGAACAG ATTGATAAAGCACTCACACAAGGAGTCGAGGCCGCTCGGACGTTGGTCCTTCATGGGTTTGATCAAAATATCGACAGATTTAATCTAGGCCAGAAGTACAAATATCACAAAGTTTAG
- the LOC116202927 gene encoding uncharacterized protein LOC116202927: MAEVTPLQNSHQHNRIFQPLLDDASDPVTPLLSWSSDLESHDFTMERGPRYRAYSELRESKLRMKQSGQRPEQEQKDEGQDTKLTPAKKQVRFQLDSGNPRKGSSILAQSVPDFSSALRKENRKPPSRVYELTPPSKSWSRVNSAGTNPRGSKSASGVEKKSGGLMARKSCVSLEELKGLASAAGNAINNGSGAVSGQRKFMI, from the coding sequence ATGGCAGAGGTTACACCCCTGCAAAATTCCCACCAGCACAATCGAATCTTTCAGCCACTGTTAGACGATGCTTCCGACCCAGTTACTCCGCTTCTTTCGTGGAGCTCAGACTTGGAGAGCCATGACTTTACCATGGAGAGGGGACCGAGATACCGGGCGTACTCTGAGCTGAGAGAATCGAAGCTGAGGATGAAGCAGTCTGGGCAACGGCCGGAACAGGAACAAAAAGATGAGGGTCAAGACACCAAACTCACCCCGGCGAAGAAACAGGTCAGATTCCAGTTGGATTCGGGAAATCCAAGGAAAGGGTCATCAATCTTGGCTCAGTCTGTCCCTGACTTCTCCTCCGCTCTGAGGAAGGAGAACCGAAAACCCCCCAGCAGGGTGTACGAGCTCACCCCACCATCGAAGAGCTGGTCTAGAGTGAACAGCGCGGGGACCAATCCAAGAGGAAGCAAGTCGGCGAGTGGGGTAGAGAAGAAGAGCGGGGGGTTGATGGCAAGGAAGAGCTGTGTGAGTCTTGAGGAATTGAAGGGATTGGCCTCTGCTGCAGGGAATGCCATTAACAATGGAAGTGGGGCTGTTTCTGGACAAAGAAAGTTCATGATTTGA